The following are encoded in a window of Chloracidobacterium sp. genomic DNA:
- a CDS encoding nucleoside triphosphate pyrophosphohydrolase family protein encodes MTLNEYQQAAARTAAYPNRGANLIYPVLGLASEAGEVAGKLKKVIRDADGKLSPEQRERLLAEVGDVLWYVAAVCTELDASLEAVARANLAKLASRAERHVIGGDGDVR; translated from the coding sequence CTGACGCTCAATGAATACCAGCAGGCCGCCGCACGCACCGCCGCCTACCCTAACCGTGGCGCCAACCTGATTTATCCGGTGTTAGGCTTGGCCAGCGAGGCTGGCGAGGTCGCCGGCAAGCTCAAAAAAGTCATCCGCGACGCCGACGGGAAGCTTTCCCCTGAACAGCGCGAGCGGCTTCTCGCGGAAGTAGGTGATGTGCTGTGGTACGTCGCGGCAGTATGCACGGAACTTGACGCCTCGCTGGAAGCCGTCGCCCGCGCCAACTTGGCAAAGCTGGCTTCACGGGCTGAACGCCACGTCATCGGCGGCGACGGCGACGTACGCTGA
- the queA gene encoding tRNA preQ1(34) S-adenosylmethionine ribosyltransferase-isomerase QueA, with amino-acid sequence MRLSDLYYDLPPHLIAQQPCERRDHARLLVLDRRTGARRDAYVYNLPEFLRSGDVLVLNDTRVFPARLIGRREPSGATVEVLLVREQSPGVWTALVKPGRRVRVGDRLVFGDGLLRGLVTGRTEDGQRTIAFEDVGDFFALLDEIGRTPLPPYIAREQDNPADRERYQTVYAAAPGSIAAPTAGLHFTPELLATLAAQGVEIVKLTLHVGYGTFQPVRTENLAAHRVEPEVYMVPEETARRVTAAKREGRRVIAVGTTSTRTLETVARVTKDGVEIVAGQGMTDLTIVPGFCFHVLDGLMTNFHLPQSSLLALVVAFAGYTPVMDAYRHAVAAEYRFYSYGDAMLIL; translated from the coding sequence ATCCGCCTCTCCGACCTTTACTACGATCTGCCGCCTCACCTTATCGCCCAACAACCGTGCGAACGACGCGATCACGCCCGATTGCTTGTCCTCGACCGTCGCACGGGCGCGCGCCGGGACGCCTACGTGTACAACCTGCCGGAATTCCTGCGCAGCGGCGATGTTCTCGTTCTCAACGACACGCGCGTCTTTCCAGCGCGGCTCATCGGACGCCGTGAACCAAGCGGCGCTACGGTTGAGGTTTTGCTGGTGCGGGAACAATCGCCCGGCGTCTGGACGGCGCTCGTCAAACCGGGCCGGCGCGTCCGCGTCGGCGATCGGCTTGTTTTCGGCGACGGGTTGTTGCGTGGGCTCGTCACGGGGCGTACCGAAGACGGGCAAAGAACCATCGCGTTTGAAGACGTAGGCGACTTTTTCGCCCTCCTCGACGAGATTGGACGTACGCCGCTGCCGCCCTACATTGCGCGCGAGCAGGACAACCCCGCCGACCGCGAACGCTACCAGACGGTTTACGCCGCCGCGCCGGGTTCCATCGCTGCGCCGACCGCCGGCCTACACTTCACGCCGGAACTGCTGGCGACGCTCGCCGCCCAAGGCGTCGAAATCGTCAAGCTGACGCTGCACGTTGGCTACGGCACATTTCAGCCTGTCCGTACGGAGAACTTGGCGGCGCACCGCGTCGAGCCGGAAGTTTACATGGTGCCGGAGGAAACTGCCCGGCGCGTCACGGCGGCCAAGCGTGAAGGGCGGCGCGTCATCGCTGTTGGGACGACATCCACGCGGACGCTCGAAACCGTCGCGCGCGTTACCAAAGACGGCGTGGAAATCGTCGCCGGACAGGGCATGACGGATTTGACCATCGTGCCCGGCTTTTGCTTCCATGTGCTTGACGGCCTCATGACCAACTTCCATTTGCCGCAGTCGTCGCTGCTGGCGCTGGTCGTCGCATTTGCAGGCTATACACCGGTGATGGACGCTTACCGGCACGCTGTCGCCGCCGAGTATCGCTTTTACAGCTACGGCGACGCGATGCTCATTCTGTAA
- the radA gene encoding DNA repair protein RadA, translated as MPKEKTIFACQQCGYQSRKWLGRCPDCGAWNSFVEEREEKTVSAAALARGLGGSKASAKLAAKIAPTLYAQVPSQDDLRLSSGIAELDRVLGGGIVPGSLLLIGGDPGIGKSTLLLQMAAGLSCRGERVLYVSGEESERQIKLRGDRLGLRPGDLHLLPETCLERVLEVVANLKPTLIVVDSIQTAYSERLDSAPGSVSQVRETAGQCLLLAKHQGIPIFLIGHVTKDGALAGPKTLEHIVDTVIYFEGERHHNHRVIRAVKNRFGATNELGMFEMTGSGLVPVANPSALFLQQRPVGVAGSVVVACMEGTRPMLVELQALVSSSKYGTGRRTVEGVEPNRVALLIAMLEKRAGLQMLGDDVFVNVAGGLTLAEPAVDLGIVAALASSFRNTAIDPATVVFGEVGLAGEVRATSQPAARLREVAAMGFERVIMPAGNLPGLDVPDGLEVIGVRSVLDALDALF; from the coding sequence ATGCCCAAGGAAAAGACGATTTTCGCCTGTCAGCAGTGCGGCTACCAGAGCCGCAAATGGCTTGGCCGCTGTCCTGACTGCGGAGCGTGGAACTCGTTTGTCGAAGAGCGCGAGGAAAAGACGGTTTCAGCGGCGGCGCTGGCGCGTGGGTTAGGCGGTTCAAAAGCAAGCGCGAAGCTGGCGGCGAAAATTGCGCCGACGCTCTATGCGCAGGTGCCGAGCCAAGATGACTTGCGTCTTTCGTCTGGAATAGCCGAACTTGACCGCGTGTTGGGCGGCGGCATTGTGCCAGGCAGCCTCCTGCTTATTGGCGGCGATCCAGGCATCGGCAAATCCACGCTGCTGCTGCAAATGGCCGCCGGACTGAGTTGTCGGGGCGAGCGGGTGTTGTACGTCAGCGGCGAGGAATCTGAACGGCAAATCAAGTTGCGCGGCGACCGGCTCGGCTTGCGCCCCGGCGATTTGCACCTGTTGCCGGAAACCTGCTTGGAGCGAGTGCTCGAAGTCGTCGCCAACCTCAAGCCGACGCTCATCGTTGTGGACTCCATCCAGACGGCCTATTCCGAGCGGCTGGACAGTGCGCCGGGCAGCGTTTCGCAGGTGCGTGAAACGGCTGGGCAGTGCTTGCTGTTGGCGAAGCATCAGGGCATACCGATTTTTCTCATCGGTCACGTCACAAAGGACGGCGCGCTGGCCGGGCCGAAAACGCTCGAACACATTGTGGATACAGTGATTTACTTCGAAGGCGAGCGCCACCACAACCATCGCGTCATTCGCGCCGTCAAGAATCGCTTCGGCGCGACCAACGAGTTGGGCATGTTTGAGATGACGGGTTCGGGGCTTGTACCGGTGGCGAATCCATCGGCGCTCTTTTTGCAGCAGCGTCCCGTTGGCGTCGCCGGATCGGTCGTCGTCGCCTGTATGGAAGGCACGCGCCCGATGCTTGTGGAGTTGCAGGCGCTAGTGAGCAGCAGCAAATACGGTACCGGCCGCCGAACTGTCGAAGGGGTTGAGCCAAACCGCGTGGCGCTGCTGATTGCGATGCTCGAAAAGCGCGCCGGCCTCCAGATGCTGGGCGATGATGTGTTTGTCAACGTCGCCGGCGGGCTGACGCTAGCCGAGCCGGCTGTGGATTTGGGCATTGTCGCGGCGTTGGCGTCGAGTTTCCGCAACACGGCGATTGATCCGGCGACGGTCGTTTTTGGCGAAGTCGGCCTCGCTGGTGAGGTCCGCGCCACCAGCCAACCAGCGGCGCGGCTGCGCGAAGTCGCCGCCATGGGCTTTGAACGGGTGATCATGCCCGCCGGAAATTTGCCGGGGTTGGATGTACCCGATGGTTTAGAGGTTATCGGCGTCCGGTCAGTGCTGGACGCCCTCGACGCGCTCTTCTGA
- a CDS encoding CvpA family protein, which yields MTAFDWLAGVVLVFSIVSGALRGMIKTVVSVGALLGGLVVALVFYDDIGRGFAALGLASPIAYGLGFLAPILAAGVGGAFLTRRLRKAMRKMSLAKLDRLGGMALGVGRAWLILSAVYLVLTAFPAQPAFVLNARIAPLIKPGARLLTEWGRADLRSRFEQGLATLRRMKATALPRATSPGEPAAGERSAPGRPNAVASGRK from the coding sequence ATGACGGCGTTTGATTGGCTGGCCGGGGTGGTGCTGGTTTTTTCCATCGTCAGTGGCGCACTACGGGGGATGATCAAGACGGTGGTTTCCGTCGGCGCATTGCTGGGCGGTTTGGTGGTTGCGCTTGTGTTTTACGACGACATCGGGCGCGGCTTCGCAGCGCTTGGGCTGGCGTCGCCGATCGCCTACGGCCTTGGGTTTTTAGCGCCGATTCTCGCGGCGGGCGTCGGCGGGGCGTTCCTGACACGTCGCCTGCGTAAGGCAATGCGGAAGATGTCCTTGGCAAAGCTTGACCGTCTGGGCGGCATGGCGCTAGGCGTCGGCCGCGCTTGGCTCATTCTCTCAGCTGTGTACCTAGTTTTGACAGCCTTTCCAGCGCAGCCGGCTTTTGTGTTGAACGCACGCATAGCGCCGCTAATCAAACCCGGCGCGCGCCTGCTGACCGAGTGGGGGCGGGCTGACTTGAGAAGTCGTTTTGAGCAAGGCCTGGCGACGCTGCGGCGGATGAAGGCAACAGCTTTGCCGCGCGCGACGTCGCCGGGGGAACCTGCGGCGGGTGAACGTTCAGCGCCGGGTCGCCCGAATGCTGTGGCGTCTGGGCGCAAGTGA
- a CDS encoding insulinase family protein — protein sequence MKLACLRRLTGAALAAALCLPNPLLIVTAKADTPATRVALPPGVTRVASVEGITEYRLENGLRVLLFPDQSKQTITVNITYLVGSRHENYGETGMAHLLEHLVFKGTPRHPDIPKELSERGARPNGTTWFDRTNYFETFQATEDNLRWALDLEADRMVNSFIAKKDLDSEMTVVRNEFEAGENSPYRVLLQRMHAAAYDWHNYGKSTIGARADIENVPIERLRAFYRKYYQPDNAVLLVAGKFDEEKTLKMIHEYFGPIPRPTRVLEPTYTLDPTQDGERQVIVRRVGDTKVVMACYHVPAAAHPDKPAVQILAGVIGDTPSGRLHKALVEAKDPVLKAAFVQGFSFDTKEPGLVNFAAVLPMASDIEAVRKIFLTTIEETAGAKPPTAEEVERIRRQYLADIEQTLNNSERLGLELSEWIGAGDWRLFFLNRDRLKQVTVEDVRRVAKAYLKPDNRTVGLFIPTEKPDRAEIPPTPDVAALVKDYKSDVTVAAGETFDPTPENIEARSIYPAPRGGLQMVLLPKKTRGNTVTLAMKLRLGNAQALRNQAAAGALTAQLLSRGTKKKTRQQIADEFDRLKAQGGVSGDATSVNFYVTTTRENLPAVMRLGAEILREPSFPESEFEQLKQQTIARIEQNRREPQNVALVAFRRHIAPYPKDDVRYTPLPDEEIARIKAVTLADVKRFYETFYGVSNAQLAVVGDFDAAEIEKLGNELFGDWKAKTPFVRIETPFQAVPPVDETFETPDKANAFFVAGQPLEIRDDDPDYPALVLASYIFGGGFLNSRLAVRIRQTEGISYGVGAQLQVSSLDRSGAFVVFAIYAPQNLARLEAAFKEEVERAVREGFTLKEVEVAKAGYLQERQVARAQDRELAPGLVNYRYLGRRLTWEADFEAKIKALTPEQVSAAFAKYISYDKMSRFKAGDFAKVKGETQPK from the coding sequence ATGAAGCTTGCCTGCCTCCGCAGGCTAACCGGCGCTGCGTTGGCCGCCGCGTTATGCCTACCCAACCCGTTGCTCATCGTCACCGCCAAGGCCGACACGCCGGCGACCAGGGTGGCGCTGCCGCCCGGCGTCACGCGCGTCGCCAGTGTGGAAGGCATCACGGAGTATCGGCTTGAAAACGGTCTTCGCGTGTTGCTTTTCCCGGATCAGTCCAAGCAAACCATCACCGTCAACATCACCTACTTGGTCGGCTCGCGGCATGAAAACTACGGCGAGACCGGCATGGCGCACCTGCTGGAACACCTTGTGTTTAAGGGCACGCCGCGCCATCCGGACATCCCCAAGGAGCTTTCCGAGCGGGGCGCGCGCCCGAACGGCACGACGTGGTTTGACCGTACGAACTACTTCGAGACCTTTCAGGCGACGGAAGACAACCTCCGGTGGGCGCTTGATCTGGAAGCCGACCGGATGGTGAACAGTTTTATCGCCAAAAAAGACCTCGATTCAGAAATGACCGTCGTGCGCAACGAGTTTGAGGCGGGTGAAAACAGCCCGTACCGCGTACTACTCCAGCGGATGCACGCGGCGGCCTACGACTGGCATAACTACGGCAAGTCCACGATTGGCGCGCGCGCCGACATCGAGAATGTGCCGATTGAGCGCCTCCGGGCGTTTTACCGCAAGTACTACCAGCCGGATAACGCCGTCCTGCTCGTGGCCGGCAAGTTTGATGAGGAAAAAACCCTCAAGATGATTCACGAATACTTTGGTCCGATCCCAAGGCCAACGCGCGTATTGGAGCCGACCTACACACTTGACCCGACGCAGGACGGCGAACGGCAGGTCATCGTTCGGCGCGTTGGGGATACCAAAGTCGTTATGGCGTGCTACCACGTGCCGGCGGCGGCGCATCCTGACAAACCGGCGGTACAGATTTTGGCCGGCGTCATCGGAGACACGCCTTCCGGGCGGCTGCACAAGGCGCTGGTGGAAGCCAAGGATCCAGTTTTGAAAGCGGCGTTCGTGCAGGGCTTCAGCTTCGATACCAAAGAGCCAGGCCTCGTCAACTTCGCCGCCGTGCTGCCGATGGCGTCCGACATCGAGGCTGTCCGCAAAATTTTTCTGACGACGATTGAGGAAACTGCCGGGGCCAAGCCGCCGACGGCCGAAGAAGTGGAGCGCATCCGACGGCAGTACCTTGCCGACATCGAGCAAACGCTCAACAACTCGGAACGGTTGGGCTTGGAACTCAGTGAATGGATTGGCGCGGGCGACTGGCGACTGTTTTTCCTCAACCGCGACCGGCTCAAGCAAGTCACGGTAGAGGACGTGCGGCGTGTCGCCAAAGCTTATCTCAAGCCTGACAACCGGACGGTGGGCCTGTTCATTCCGACGGAAAAGCCTGACCGCGCGGAAATTCCGCCGACGCCCGACGTAGCGGCGCTTGTGAAAGACTACAAGAGCGATGTCACGGTTGCGGCGGGGGAAACGTTTGATCCGACGCCGGAAAACATCGAGGCGCGCTCCATCTATCCTGCGCCACGGGGCGGCTTACAGATGGTGCTGCTACCGAAAAAGACGCGCGGCAACACCGTTACGCTGGCGATGAAGCTCCGGCTTGGGAACGCGCAGGCGCTGCGCAATCAGGCGGCGGCCGGAGCTCTTACAGCGCAACTGCTGTCGCGTGGCACAAAGAAGAAAACCCGCCAACAGATTGCAGATGAGTTTGACCGCTTGAAGGCGCAGGGCGGCGTGTCCGGCGACGCCACAAGCGTCAACTTCTACGTGACAACGACGCGCGAAAACCTGCCTGCCGTCATGCGGCTTGGTGCGGAAATCCTGCGCGAGCCGTCATTCCCAGAAAGCGAGTTTGAGCAACTCAAGCAGCAAACCATCGCCCGTATCGAACAAAACCGCCGCGAGCCGCAGAACGTGGCGTTGGTTGCCTTCCGACGCCATATTGCGCCCTACCCGAAGGACGACGTGCGCTACACGCCGCTGCCCGATGAGGAAATCGCACGGATCAAAGCTGTGACGTTGGCAGACGTCAAACGTTTCTACGAGACGTTCTACGGCGTTTCCAACGCTCAGCTTGCCGTCGTCGGCGATTTTGACGCAGCCGAGATTGAAAAGCTTGGCAACGAGTTGTTCGGCGACTGGAAGGCCAAAACGCCCTTTGTTCGGATTGAAACCCCTTTTCAGGCCGTCCCGCCGGTGGATGAAACGTTTGAAACGCCCGACAAGGCAAACGCCTTCTTTGTCGCCGGGCAGCCGCTGGAAATCCGCGACGACGATCCAGACTACCCGGCCCTGGTTCTAGCCAGCTACATTTTCGGCGGCGGCTTCCTCAACTCCCGTTTAGCAGTGCGCATTCGCCAAACGGAAGGCATCAGCTATGGCGTCGGCGCACAGTTGCAGGTGAGTTCACTCGATCGCAGCGGAGCGTTTGTCGTGTTCGCCATCTACGCGCCCCAGAATCTGGCGCGGCTTGAGGCAGCTTTCAAGGAAGAGGTCGAGCGGGCCGTGCGGGAAGGATTCACACTAAAAGAAGTCGAAGTGGCTAAGGCCGGCTATCTCCAAGAGCGGCAGGTGGCGCGGGCGCAGGATCGGGAACTGGCGCCGGGATTAGTCAACTATCGCTACCTTGGGCGGCGACTGACGTGGGAGGCTGATTTTGAGGCGAAGATCAAGGCCCTGACGCCGGAGCAGGTGTCGGCGGCGTTCGCCAAGTACATCAGCTACGACAAGATGAGCCGCTTCAAAGCCGGCGATTTCGCTAAAGTGAAGGGAGAAACACAGCCCAAGTAG
- a CDS encoding PDZ domain-containing protein: MAQRCCPTLRKRWTGFVGTTVLPLYLAAAAFAAEQPRTGLPDVQQPPATAASDAETMFRRPTVYLGVFPQTLSEQRAAELGVSPPQGVYLVKVVEGSPADRAGLKRGDVVVSINGQAVVNGEHFRDLLRKQTPGQAMTLGVVRDKQRLTLTVVPEKPRVSVLALPDGPFGITIDPEACREQVEQFREQAERVREMAEQMRRLGEQRRAEIKGGALAMVFSDRGRLGVRTQTLSEQLARYFGVTEGVLVTEVIPGSPAEKAGIRAGDCLVKIGDRPIRDSRDLARELRRAEAGEIKVTLVRDKQSLVVTPTLGPATPQGACQFEPLDFCFEVHLPRIELFFGPM; encoded by the coding sequence ATGGCACAACGTTGTTGTCCGACGCTTCGTAAACGGTGGACTGGCTTTGTTGGCACGACGGTTCTTCCGCTTTACTTGGCTGCGGCCGCCTTCGCCGCCGAACAACCACGCACCGGTTTGCCCGACGTACAACAGCCACCCGCTACAGCGGCCAGCGACGCCGAAACCATGTTCCGCCGTCCCACTGTCTATCTGGGCGTCTTTCCCCAGACACTTTCCGAGCAACGTGCCGCTGAGCTTGGCGTGTCGCCTCCCCAAGGAGTGTATTTAGTAAAAGTCGTCGAAGGTAGCCCAGCTGATCGGGCTGGGCTGAAACGCGGCGACGTGGTGGTGTCCATCAACGGGCAGGCGGTTGTCAACGGCGAGCACTTCCGCGACCTGCTCCGCAAGCAAACGCCCGGACAAGCAATGACGCTCGGCGTTGTCCGCGACAAACAACGGCTCACACTCACGGTCGTGCCGGAAAAGCCGCGCGTCAGCGTGCTGGCTCTGCCGGACGGGCCGTTTGGGATCACGATTGACCCGGAAGCCTGCCGCGAACAAGTGGAGCAATTCCGTGAGCAAGCCGAGCGAGTGCGCGAGATGGCGGAGCAAATGCGGCGTCTTGGCGAACAGCGCCGCGCCGAAATCAAAGGCGGCGCTCTGGCGATGGTGTTCAGCGATCGGGGGCGGCTTGGCGTTCGGACGCAAACGCTGTCTGAACAGCTTGCACGTTACTTCGGTGTTACGGAAGGCGTCCTTGTGACGGAAGTTATTCCCGGTTCCCCGGCTGAGAAAGCCGGTATTCGCGCCGGTGACTGCCTAGTAAAGATTGGCGACCGTCCGATTCGGGATAGCCGCGACTTAGCCCGTGAGTTGCGCCGCGCCGAAGCCGGCGAGATCAAGGTGACGCTTGTGCGGGACAAACAGTCGCTCGTCGTCACACCGACGCTTGGCCCAGCGACGCCACAGGGAGCCTGTCAGTTTGAGCCGCTAGACTTTTGCTTTGAGGTTCACCTGCCCCGCATCGAGCTGTTTTTTGGGCCGATGTGA
- a CDS encoding glycosyltransferase family 39 protein encodes MLLVLACGVAFFWRLGDLGLLGPDEPRYARVAREMWTQGEWITPTLGKTPWFEKPALLYWLIGLGYHLIGVNEWAVRLPSAVAATLTVLALSALRPAHLGWSAALIATTSPLMLAFARAATFEALLTFAVTISLLMFHLSFEAVQSGWRMTVDFARVLFYVFLGIGLLAKGLVGLVLPVGSILLYALVVPDVRRQPAFFLRTLRPLTGLFITAAVAGIWYIPVMAQHGWAFVEEFFIAHHFQRFTSNRFRHPGPAYYYAPIVLLGVLPWTPFLLAGLYRSLRRLWRPNKLENALSEAPQSLIWLALCAFTFPILFFSFSGSKLPGYVLPAIPFAAILAAYGFWSLSARMRTLWLGVAGLGQVGLYIGLQIFIDKSLMEKTLSFIELFAGGLLVAGLGVSAVYAAQPSDALLRLSGGTLLLVLWLTTSFPALEAKFSTKGLSAAIDRAAQPGEIVAFFGCREYAPVFYNPAYTTCCDATREPYHLPNQAAVAAAVAERRTLLVVVPKARLAMLQSSAYTLTLLGEAGRFTLARLTATGPPSPKA; translated from the coding sequence GTGCTTCTTGTGTTGGCCTGCGGCGTCGCCTTTTTCTGGCGGTTAGGCGATCTTGGTTTGCTTGGCCCTGATGAACCCCGCTACGCGCGCGTCGCCCGTGAAATGTGGACGCAGGGCGAGTGGATCACGCCAACGCTCGGTAAAACGCCATGGTTTGAAAAGCCGGCGCTTCTTTACTGGCTGATTGGCCTCGGCTATCACCTCATCGGCGTCAACGAGTGGGCGGTGCGCCTGCCGTCGGCTGTTGCCGCCACACTAACCGTTCTGGCGTTGAGCGCGCTCCGACCTGCTCATCTCGGTTGGTCGGCCGCCCTGATAGCGACAACCAGCCCCCTCATGCTGGCTTTCGCACGGGCTGCTACATTTGAAGCCCTTCTTACATTTGCTGTTACGATCTCATTGCTCATGTTTCATCTGAGCTTTGAAGCGGTGCAGTCCGGATGGAGAATGACGGTGGACTTTGCTCGTGTGTTATTTTATGTTTTTCTTGGCATCGGGTTGCTCGCCAAGGGTTTAGTTGGCTTAGTACTACCTGTCGGCAGCATTTTGCTTTACGCGCTGGTTGTGCCGGATGTACGGCGACAGCCGGCTTTTTTCCTCCGTACTCTGCGCCCCCTGACCGGTTTGTTCATCACGGCGGCTGTGGCGGGTATTTGGTATATCCCTGTCATGGCCCAACATGGTTGGGCGTTCGTTGAGGAATTTTTCATCGCCCACCACTTTCAGCGCTTTACCTCCAACCGATTCCGGCATCCCGGCCCAGCGTACTACTACGCGCCAATCGTTCTACTGGGCGTTCTCCCTTGGACGCCATTCCTGTTGGCGGGCCTGTATCGTAGCCTTCGGCGTCTGTGGCGGCCAAACAAATTAGAAAACGCTTTAAGTGAAGCGCCCCAAAGCTTGATTTGGCTTGCTCTGTGCGCTTTTACCTTCCCGATCCTTTTTTTCAGTTTTTCAGGGTCGAAGCTTCCCGGCTACGTCCTACCGGCCATCCCCTTCGCCGCCATCCTTGCGGCCTATGGCTTTTGGAGTCTGTCAGCGCGAATGCGCACGCTGTGGCTTGGCGTCGCCGGATTGGGACAAGTTGGACTGTATATCGGACTTCAGATTTTCATTGATAAAAGTCTGATGGAAAAAACTTTGAGCTTTATAGAACTTTTCGCCGGAGGGTTGCTTGTCGCTGGCTTGGGCGTCAGCGCTGTGTACGCGGCGCAACCGTCTGACGCCCTACTTCGTCTGTCCGGCGGGACGTTGCTCCTTGTCCTATGGCTCACAACATCCTTTCCGGCGCTTGAAGCAAAGTTTTCTACTAAGGGCCTCAGCGCTGCGATTGACCGTGCCGCCCAGCCCGGTGAAATCGTCGCCTTCTTCGGCTGCCGCGAGTACGCACCTGTGTTTTATAACCCAGCGTATACAACTTGCTGTGACGCCACTCGTGAGCCGTATCATCTTCCCAACCAAGCAGCCGTTGCCGCCGCTGTCGCCGAACGCCGCACCCTGCTGGTTGTCGTTCCAAAAGCGCGGCTGGCAATGTTGCAGTCATCCGCCTATACCCTAACGCTGCTCGGCGAAGCAGGACGGTTCACCCTCGCCCGCCTAACGGCGACTGGGCCGCCGTCACCCAAGGCGTGA